The Haloferax sp. Atlit-12N region AGGGCTACGAACTGCAGGACGGCCACATGTCGGCGGTCGACGGCTCGAAGGAGGCCATCCTCGACGAGATGGGCGACCACGAGCGCGTCTACTTCTGTACCTCCGTGTTCAAGGACGCCGCTCAGCACCGAAACCGCCTGAAGCGGATGGCTCGCAACCTCCGCCGCCCGTTCGACGAGGTGACAGACGACGGCACGCTCGTCTACGGCAAGACCTACACGCCCGCCGAGCGCTTCATCGAACTCGGCGTCCCCGACGAGTTCTACAGCATCAAGTCGAACCACGTCGAGGTCGCGTGGTGGCTCCTCGAAGAGATGATCGAAGACGGCGACGTCGACGACGGCGAAATCGTCGAGCAGTACCCGACCTACGACGGGACGGTCGTCGAGCGGACGCCGCTGGCCTGAGTTCTGCGTTCTTTTTGGTCCAGATTTTTGCGGAGTGAGCGTGAGCGAACTCCGGAAAAAGGTGGGACTAGGACGGTCGTCGAGCGGACGCCGCTGGCCTAAGTTCTGCGTTCTTTTTGGTCCAGGTTTTTGCGGAGTGAGCGTGAGCGAACTCCGGAAAAAGGTGGGACTGGGACGGTCGTCGAGCGGACGCCGCTGGCCTGAGTTTCTCTCTGTTTCCTCCAGACTATCACGCCACCATCACGACTGAAAGCGGTGGTGCCGCCGCGCCCGGGTTCTCGTGAGCGCGACGAACAGACTCGGCGTGAGCGCGAGCGCCGCCGCCGCGGCCGTCGTCGGTCCGAGCGGAAGTTGCATCGCGATGCCGATGGCGGCGACCGACACGCCGACGAGGACGCCCGCGGCGATACCGGCGCGTTGTTGGCGATGTGTCGGCCGAAAGCCGCGGGCGTCGGCGTAGAGCGCCCCCGACAGCCCGAGGACGAACCCGAGGAGCGCGCTCACCGTGCCGAGCCGGGGCGCGAGTGCGAGGAACGCCGCGCCGACGACCGCACAACAGACGAGTGACTGGACCGGAGACAGGGGGTTCACGTCCGCGCCGAACCGGACCGCATAGGCGACGGGCGGAAGCGACACCACCACGGTGGCGAACAGACCGTCGAGCGGTTCGACCGTTGCGCGTTCGAGGACGGCGGTCGCCGCGGTCAGCAGGCCGATTGCCGCGCCGAGGCCGAGGACGACCCGCGGCGGGAGCGCCTCCGAGGGGTCGGCCGACCGGAGGACGCCGAAGGCGGCGAAGGGGTAACAGACGACCGCACCGAAGAGGAGCGGGCGAAACAGCGTCCCCGAGAGAACCGCCGCGGAGACGGTCGCCGACAGGCCGAGGAAGACGCCGATGAGGAGTGCGAACTCAGGGACGCGTTCTGCCATACCGCGGGGTTCGAGCGAGCGACGGAAAGCGTTTCGGCGGCGGACGGGCTACCCGCAAGCGTTTAGAGTGCCCCTAGTGTACCTCCCCGCATGTCCGACTGTCCACTCGCGGACGACTGCCCGAGCTTCTCAGAACGAATCGCGGGCATGGGGTGCCAGTACTACGGCGACCGCGGCGGCGCGGAGTGGTGCGACCACTACGAGCGCCCCATCTACGAGCTTAAACAGCAGCCCGTGAAGCCGGGCGAGGAGGTCATCGTCACCGTCGAGGACATCCACGAGAGCGGTGCGGGAGTCGGCCGGACCGAAGACGGCTTCATCGTCTTCGTGGACGGGCTCCTGCCGGACGCGCGCGCCATCGTCCGCATCGACCGGGTGAAGGGGAGCCACGCCCGCGCGAAGAAAATCGTCGAGCGCCTGCCGCTCGACCCCGAGGCCGAAGACGTAGATTCGGGCTCGGGCGCGGGCTCGGACGCGGACGCGGACGAGGAGACCGGAGCCGACACCAAGTCCAAGGGGAGCGGTCGCGACGGCCCGAAGCGTCCCGAGGCGCTCGGGAGCCGAGACAACTTCTGGGGCGAGTAACGCCGAGTCGTCGGCGGCGTCCCGTGGACAGTCAGCCTGCTGTATCTTTTTTCACCCCCGAGACCTACCCCGAGGTATGAGCGACGCCGGACGCGACGACGAGACGGTCCCCGACGTAGACGAACTCCTCGATAGAGCCGGGTTCGACCCGGAGACGAGCGTCCTCACCCGGAGGCAAGCGGAGGTGCTCGCGCTGCGCGAGCGGGACGTCCGCCAGTCGACTATCGCCGACTCCCTCGGCACCTCGCGGGCGAACGTCTCCAGCATCGAAGCCAGCGCCCGCGCCAACGTCGAGAAGGCCCGCGAGACGGTGACGTTCGTGGACGCGCTCACCGCGCCGGTCCGCGTCGAGGTCCCCGCGGGAAGCGACCTCTACGACGTTCCCAAGCAGGTGTACGACGCCTGCGACGAGGCGGGCGTGAAGGTGAACCAGACCGCGCCGGACCTGATGAAAATCGTCTCCGACGCCGCCGGCGACGCGGTGGAGGGGCGGGAAATCAAAGAACAGCTCTTCGTCGGCGTCACGAGCGACGGTCGGGTTCGGGTCCGCCGGCACGCCGACGGAGTCTGAGCCCGCGCCCGTGTCGGACGGCGTCGGTGTCGGTGCCACCCTCGTATCCGACGGCCTCGGTTCACCCCACGTCGTGCCGCGAGGCCCACGCTTTTGCTCGCGGCGGTCGTCGCCACGGACATGGACCTTGGACTCGACGGCGACACGGTCGTCGTCACGGCGAGTTCGGCCGGCCTCGGGCGCGCAAGCGCCGCGGCGCTGGCCGACGAAGGAGCGAACGTCGTCGTCTGCGGGCGCGACCCCGAGCGCCTCGCGGCGACCGAATCGGAACTGGGCGACCTCGACGGCGACGTGCTCGGCGTCGAGACCGACATCACGAGCAAGCGCGACGTCGAGTCGCTGGTCGAGGCGGCCGTCGAGGAGTTCGGCGGCGTCGACCACGTCGTCACCTCGGCCGGCGGCGTACCGCCAGGCGGCTTCGCCGACCTGACCGAACAGGAGTGGTACGGCGCGTTCGACATGCTCGTCATGAGCGCCGTCTGGACCGTGCGAGCGGCGCGGCCGCACCTCGAAGCGAGCGACGCGGGCACGATTACCTGCATCACCTCCACCTCTGTCAGGGAGGTCATCGACGACCTCATCCTCTCGAACGCGGTCCGCCGCGGCGTCATCGGCCTCGTGAAGTCGCTGTCGCGCGAACTCGCACCGGGCGTGCGGGTGAACGCGGTGCTGCCGGGCGCACACGAGACGAGTCGCATCGAGGAACTGGTCGAGGCGGCCGTCGAGCGCGGCGACCACGACACCTACGAGGAGGGCCTCGACTCGTGGTCCGACGGGATTCCGCTGGGCCGCGTCGGCGACCCGCGCGAACTCGGCGACGTGGTCGCGTTCCTCGCCAGCGACCGCGCGAGTTTCGTCACCGGGGCCTGTGTCCCGGTGGATGGCGGCCGACTGCGGAGCGCCTGACGCGGCGCTCGACCCGACTCAGAACGCGTCGCGGTCGCGGAGAACCGAGACCGCGTCGCGGACTTTCTGCGCTTGTTCTTTCGGCACGACGAGCACGCGGTCGTCCCACGCAACGACCGCGAGGTCAGAGACGCCGACGAGCGAGACGTTCGCGCCGTCGGTGGCGACCACGTTGTCCGCGGCGTCGACGAACACCGGGTCGTCCCCGAGCGCGACGTTGCCGTCCTCGTCGGCGGCGACGATTCGTTCGAGGGCGTCCCACGAGCCGAGGTCGTCCCACTCGAAGTGGACCGGGACGACCGCCGCGTCGGCGGCGCGCTCCATCACCGCGTAGTCGATGCTGACGTCATCGACTGCCTCGAAGCCGGCGTCCGTGTCGCCGTCGTCGAGGGCCTCGAGGAGGGGAGCGAGCGACGAGTCGTGCGCGGCCGAAAACAGCGCGTCGGGCGTCCACGCGAACATCCCGGCGTTCCAGAGATAGCCCTGCTCGACGTAGCGGGCGGCCGTCTCGGCGTCCGGCTTCTCGTGGAACGCGGCGAGGTCGCGGTAGTCGCCGCGGTCAGCGCCGGGTTCGATGTAGCCGTAGCCGGTGTCCGGGCGGGTCGGTTCGACTCCGAACGCGACGAGGGTGTCGGTGTCGGCGGCGACGCGCGCGCCGCGGGTCATCGCTTCGGCGAAGCCGTCGCCGACGTGGTGGTCGCTCGGGAGGACGACGACGACCGGGTCGTCGTACAACTTGGCGATTCGGTGGGTCGCGTAGACGAGCGCCGGGCCGGTGTCCTTGGCCGCGGGTTCGACCACGACCTCGGCGTCGGGCGCGTGGTCGGCGACGTCGTCCGCGAACTCTGGGCGCGTCGAGACGACGACATGGTCGGCGAAGTCGGCGCGGGCAACGGTCTCGGCGAGGAGGGAGCGCTCGCCGCCGAGCGGGAGGAACTGTTTGGGCCGGTCGCTCCGGCTCGCGGGGTACAGGCGGGTGCCGGTGCCGCCGGCGAGGACGAGCGCGACGAGTGGTCGGTCCATACGGGCCGGTGGCGCTACAGCCTCAAAACCGTACCACGTCGCTACCTACGTCACCGAACATCGCCGACCATATCGCTGCTCATGTCGCCGACCATTCCGCCTACCACGTCTCGACCATCCCCTCGCGGATGTCCTCGACGCAGCCCTGACAGTCCGGGTGGTCGGGGTCGAAGCAGGCGGGGCGGCCCTTCCCGTCGACGGCGACGGCGCGGCGCTCGGCGTGGCGGCGACAGACGATTTTGGCGCGGCCCTCGCCGTCCCGCGGGAGCGAGTGCGCCGGAGAGGAGTCGCGACCGTCTCGATAGGCTCGCTTGGCCTCCTCGTAGCGCTTGCCGGCGTTTCGAGCGGCACTACGGATGATGCTTTCGAGGCGGTCGTCCATGCTGTCGAATGCGTCTCCGAGGCTATCAATTCCTCGCTCGGTGCGACGGTTCTGACGCGCGCTCCGGTGTGACGTTCACTTTCACTGCGCCGTTTGCAACTTTTTATATGAGTACGCATCCAAGCTCAGTATGCCTCCCAATGGAAACCAAGGTGGAGGCGAGGTAGACCATGACTGATTTGCGAACCCACGCGGCTGAGATAGCCGACCAGTTCTCGGACCACCTAGACGTGTCCGCGGACGAAGTCGAAGAACGATTAGAGAGCCTCGTCAGCGAGTACCGTGTCCCCGTCGACGAAGCGCGGCGGAGCGTCGTCAACAGTTACCTCGACGAGGCCGGCATCGAGCGCGACGAGCTCGCCGGCGGCTCCGGCGGGAACGAACAGACCCTGCTCAACGACATCGACCAAGACGAGCAGTGGGTCGACGTCCGCGCGAAGGTCGTCGAACTCTGGGAACCCCGGAGCGAGTCCATCGCGCAGGTCGGCCTGCTCGGCGACGACTCCGGGCGGATGAAGTTCGTCTCGTTCACCACGTCCGAACTCCCTGAACTCGAAGAAGGGAAGTCGTACGCGCTCGGCAACGTCGTCACCGACGAGTACCAGGGCAACTTCTCCGTGAAGCTCAACCGGACGACGAGCATCACCGAACTCGACGAAGAGATCGAAGTCGGCGACGACTCGACCAGCGTCGAGGGCGCGCTCGTGGACATCCAGTCCGGAAGCGGCCTCATCAAGCGCTGTCCCGGGGAGGGCTGTACGCGCGTCCTCCAGAACGGGCGCTGTTCCGAACACGGTAGCGTCGAAGGCGAGTTCGACCTCCGCATCAAGGCCGTCGTCGACGACGGCGAGGAGGTCCACGAAGTCATCTTCAACCGCGAGATGACGGAGGAGCTGACCGGTATCGAACTGGACGAAGCAAAGCAGATGGCCATGGATGCCCTCGACACCACCATCGTCGAAGAGGAGATGCGCGGTGACCTCGTGGGGTTCTACTACCGCGTCACCGGCCCGACGCTGGGTCGGTACGTGCTCGCCAACGAAGTCGAACGGCTGAGCGAGCCAGCGGACGCAGAAGAACTGCTCATCAAAGCGAGGTCGATGTAAATGAGTTCCAACGAAATCCCCACCCGAGAGGTCGCCCGGCGCGTCTTCGCACAGGAGTTCAACGACGCCGGTTACACGTTCAAAGAGTCCGACGACGAGCGCGCGCCCGTCTATCTGCTGCTCCCGACGGGAGAGAGCGCGAACCGCGTCTTCCTCGTCGGCACGCTGACCGAGAAGGAAGACGTCGGCGAGGACAACGAGTACTGGCGCGGTCGCATCGTCGACCCGACGGGGACGTTCTTCGTCTACGCCGGCCAGTACCAGCCCGAGGCCGCCAGCGCCCTGCGCGACCTCGACGCGCCCGCCTACGTCGCGGTCGTCGGCAAGCCGCGAACGTACGAGACCGACGACGGAAGCATCAACGTCTCCGTCCGCCCCGAGTCCATCACCGAGGTCGACGCGGCCACGCGCGACCGCTGGGTGACCGAGACCGCCGACAAGACACTCGACCGCATCGCGGCGTTCGACGACGAGGGCAACGAGTACGCGCGGATGGCCCGCGAGCACTACGACCTCGACCCCGAGGAGTACAAACGCGCCGCCATCGCCGCGCTCGAAAGCCTCGAACAGGCCGACGAACTCAGCGCGTAAGCGAGCGTCTCGCCCGCGACCCGGCGCATCGGCGGGGTTCGAATCGGTCACCGAACCCACCGAACGCCCTCGAACACCGACTGACGGCCGATTTCCACCGTCACACGCCCCTTTTTCCGAGAATCACGACGCCCGCAACCCCTCGTCTGACGAACCATTAAGTGGCCTCACCACGGACCGAGGAATATCATGGGCAACAAGAACAAGACCATCTCGTTTCGCGTCAACGAGGACGCGTTCGAGACCCTTCGGGAGATAGCCGAGGAGCGGGACATCTCCCTGTCCGCCGTCTTCCGCGACTACGTGGACACGTTAGTTGCCCACGACGGTCAGGTGCAGGTCGTCCCCAAACACGAACTCGAAAAGCTGCGCGAGGGCGAAGACGAGTCGTTCCCCCCGACCGTGGAAGTTCCCAAGAGCTTCATCCGCGAGCACGAGCGCCTCGAACTGGAGGCCGAACACCTCCGCGAGCAGCTCGAAGAGCACAAGGGCTACGTGAACTATCTGCGCGAGCAGGTCGAAAACGACCACGACGACGTCGAAGAGGTCATCCAACTGGAGGACCTCGACACGGGCGACGAGCCGTCGTTCCGCCTCGGCTAAGCTAAGCTAAGTAAACTAAGCTCCGTACTGTTCTCTGCGGCGTCCGCACCCACCGATTTCAGCGAGGACCGACGAGGTCCTGCTTCGCCCGCCGCGCGTCGTCCTGCATCTCTCTGTTTCCTTCCACGTCCGCGAGCGCTTCGACCGATTCGAGCGTCCGGACCGCGTCGTCGAGGAACGAGAGCACGTCGCCGGGGTAGGCGTACACCATGTAGTCGTCGCTCATCACGTCCACGATGGCGTCGGGCCCGAGCCCCTGCGCGCGGAGTTCGAGCAGATACTCGATGAACTGGCGCTCGGGGTAGCCGGTGTAGATGTCGTCGGAGTTCTCGCAGTCGAGGAAGTCCTGCGCGAAGTCGAGCAGGCGGTCGCGGGTGGCGTCGTCCACCTTGGCGAGTCCCTCGCCGGAGTAGAGAATTTCGAGGGTCGCACCGCTGAAGACGCGCTTGGGGATGTTCGTATCCAGTTGCGAGACGATTTGGCGGTGGTTTTTGAGATAAATCTTGTCGGTGATAGCCACTGCTACCCGCGACTTCGGGCCACCGCGGCAAAAGCGTCCCGCTCGCCGGCGCAGCGTCGTCGACGCGGATGAGCTCTGTTACGTACTGTCATTCCGGGACCGTAGCGTAACGTATTTTAGTCGTAGCGGATTAGGAAGGGTTGCAACGTGTCCGGGTTGGGGTAGTGGACTATCCTTCAGCCTTGTGGAGGCTGAGACGCGGGTTCAATTCTCGCACCTGGACCTCTTCTTTACATTCTCACCTTTCGAGCGTGTGCTCGCGCCAGCGAGCACCGCGAGAACTCACGAGAATGTGCGAAGTCGGACCGAGAGAATTGAACCAGGGAGCGAAGTGAGCGAGAGCGAACGAAGCGACTGAGGTTCACGCGAGTGAAACGAGCGTGAGTACGCGAGGCGGAGCCTCACGGCGTTCAATTCTCACACCTGCCCGACAACACGCCCGGTTCAGACTCCCACCAGAACCAAGTATGTCATGGACTAACATTCGACGTGGGATGAGAACCCAACTCCGCGCGGACAACTCGGTGTTCGACCGCATCCGCGACGCGATACTCAACCGCGGCGACCCGGAGGACAACGAAGCGCCCGTCGGCCCCACGGTACCGACAGGCTGACCGGTCGGTTCCGCAGGTCGCCGTCGGTCCACCTCGCTTTTCCGCGCTCGAACCACCGAGCGAGAGTCGTCTCGAACCGTCGATAGCGGGGCCGTCGCCGACAACCCGAAGGGAACGCCGGAAACGAGCACGTCTTTCTATCGGGCGTCCTACGACCCGGCCATGCAGGTCGCCATCCTCACCGTCGGCAACGAACTGCTCGCGGGGGACATCGAGAACACGAACGCGACGTGGTTGGCCAGACGGCTCACCGAGGGTGGGGCGACGGTGGCGCGGATTCAGACGGTCCCCGACGACCACGGGGTCATCACCGAGACGGTCGCCGACTGGGCGGCCGCCTTCGACGCCGTGCTCGTCACCGGCGGTCTCGGCGGGACGCCGGACGACATCACCATGGAGGCCGTCGCCGCCGGTCTCGACAGGGCGTTCGTCGTCAACGACGAGGCCGAAGCGCAGGTCGAAGCGACCATCGCGGCGATTCTCGAACGCCGGCCTGACATCGACTTCGACCTCGAACCGGAGTGGTACGCGTCGATGCCCGCCGACGCCGAGGTGCTCCGGAACGAGGAGGGTCTCGCGCCCGGCTGTCGGGCGGGGAACGTCTACGTCCTGCCGGGCATCCCCACGGAGATGAAGCCGATGTTCGAGTCCATCGCCGAGCGGTTCGCGGGCGACGCGCAGTCACGGGAGTGCTACGCCGACGCGCCGGAGGGGGCCGTCGCCCGCGAACTCGGCGTCGTCGCCGAGCGGTTCGGCGTGGGCGTCGGGAGCTACCCCAACAGCGGCGGGCCGACGCGAATCAAACTCAGCGGCGGCGACCCGGCGGTCCTCGACGAAGCGATGGCGTGGTTCGAGGCGAACGCGACGGTCGACCTCTACGAGAGCGAAGCGGCTGTGATGGCGGCGCGCGAGAGAAACGCAGGGAGTGACGCACCCGAGAACTGAGCGTGAGTCGGCGAATCAGCGGAGTTGGGCGAGGCCGGCGTCGGAGCGGGGCATGGCGTCGAGCGACCCGCGACTGCGGATGATGTTGAAGGCGGTGACGAGGTCCGACCGAGAGACGAGACCGACGAGTTCGCCCGCCTCATCGACGACCGGGAGGCGACCCACGCCGCGTTCCTGCATGAGTGCGATGGCGTCCATCGCGTCGGCGTCGGGGGTGATGGTCGCCAGTTCGTCACTCATGATGTCGTCCACGCGGAAGGCGTCGCGTTCGACCTCCTTGACGCCGCGGGCGTCGTCGAGAGTGACCATGCCGACGAGGTCGCCGTTCCTGAGGACCGGGTAGCCCGTGTGGCGCTCGACGAACATGCGTTCGAGAAGCTCCGCGACGGAGGTCTTCTCGTCGACCACGTCGAGGTTCTCGCGGCCGGTCATGATGTCGCGGACGACCACGTCCTGGAACGTCGCCTTGAGGACCGTCTGTTGGGCCTCGCCGGACGCGCCCATGTAGATGAAGAAGGCGAGCGCGACGAGAAACAGGTTGAAAAAGAGGCCGAACAGGCCGAGCAGGAACGCGAACACCTTGCCAACCTCGGCGGCCATCTGGGTTGCTTTCGCGTGGGGGCGGTTCCGCGCGAGGAGCGCCCGGAGGACGCGCCCGCCGTCCATCGGGAAGCCGGGGAGCATGTTGAACACGGCGAGCGAGACGTTCACCAGCGCGAGGTAGCCGAGGACGAACTGCGCGGGAGCCTGCGACTCGGGGAGCAAGAGGAAGCCGACGTAGGAGACGACGCCGATGGCGACCGAGACGATCGGACCCGCGACGGCGATGGTGAACTCCTGTTTCCAGTCCTCGGGAATCTCCTTGAACCGGGCGACGCCGCCGAAGAGCCAGAGCGTGATAGACTCGATTTCGTAGCCGTAGCGCATGGCGACCAGCGAGTGGCCGAACTCGTGCAGCAGGACGCCGGCGAACAGGCCGATAGCGGCCGCGCTCCCGAGCACCCACTGCATCGACCCCGCGGAGATGGCCGCGCCGTCGATGTTCGAGCCGAAGAGGTCGTTGACGACGAGCGCGAGATTCGTCACGTCCGAGCCGATGAGCCACGCGAAAAGCGGGAGAACGATGAGGAACGTGAGGTCCAACTTTATCGGGATGCCGAAGGCGCTACCGATGCGGATTCCTCGCATACCCGTAGTAACCGTGGAGGGGCCTTAAGCAGTCAGGGCGAAGAGACGGGGAAATGCTTACGCGGGCGGGCAATCGACGGGGAGACATGAGCGATTCCCGACCGGAGCCGGTGGTCAAGCGGAGCGCGGACATCGAGTACGAGGCGGTCGGCGCGGCCGACGGGATGTCGAAAGGCGTCCTCGTCTCCGAGGCCGACGGCGCGCCGAACTTCGCCATCCGGCGGTTCGTCCTCGACCCCGGCGCGACGGTGCCGAAACACACCAACGAGGTCGAACACGAGCAGTACGTCCTCTCGGGGCGGTACGTCGTCGGCATCGGCGACGAGGAGTACGAGGTCGAAGCCGGCGACTCGCTTTTGATTCCCGCCGGCGTCGTCCACTGGTACCGAAACGAGTCCGACGAGGAGGGGGCGTTTCTCTGTGCGGTCCCCAACGGCGACGACGCTATCGAACTCGCCGACGACGCCGACGCCTGAGCGCGGCCGGGCGTCGGTGACCGTCGGAACCAAGCCACGGGGGCGCATGCGGGTCGCTATCGTCCCTGAGCGTTCGCAGGCGAATCGCTGAAATACCACGTCGCCGTAGCAGGCACCGTGTCTAAACAGGTCACCCGCGTCGACACGCTCTTTCTCCACCAGACGGGAGACGACTACCTCGTCGTCGCCCGCCGGGACGGAAAGCGGGTGCTCCGCGGCAAGCTCGAACTCAAAGAGACGAACGCGGGGCCTCGTCCCCTGCGCTTTCTGGTGACTCGAAAGGGAGACGACTCGCCGCGCGACCCGAGTCAGTTCGTCGAACTCGCCCGGTCGGCCGCCCGTATCCGCATCTCTCAGCAGACGCCGAAAGACGGCCGCGACGAGCTGAAAGAGATGCTCGACGGCTACCAGTTGGAGGCGCTGACGGTGCGGACCTGCCGCCGCTGTGCAGTCAACGGCCGGTACTCGCCCATCACCGACGATACGGCCATTAAGGCCGAACACGAGCACATCTGCCGCGACTGCGCCGTCCAAGAACTGGAGGGCGAACTCTCCTTCGCGGGCGGGCTCACGCAGGCGGCCCAAGAGCGCTTGGAGGAACTGCTCTACGAGACGGGCGACCTGACCCGCATCACGAACTTACTGCAGGGCGAGTTGGACCCCGACCTGACGAAGTTCGACACCATCAGCGCGACGACGGAGGACGTGGAACTGGTCGAGACGAGCACGCTCGACCTCCACCCGAACCTGAAGTCGATGCTGACCGAGCGCTTCGACACCCTGCTCCCCGTCCAGAGCCTCGCCATCGACAACGGACTGCTCGACGGCGACGACCAGCTCGTCGTGAGCGCGACGGCGACCGGGAAGACGCTCGTCGGCGAACTCGCCGGCATCGACCGGATGCTGAACGACGACGGGAAGATGCTGTTTCTCGTCCCGCTGGTCGCGCTCGCCAACCAGAAGCACGAGGACTTCAAGGAGCGCTACGGCCACCTCGGCAAGGTGACCATCCGCGTCGGCGCGAGCCGAATCAACGACGACGGCAACCGATTCGACCCGAACGCCGACGTCATCGTCGGCACCTACGAGGGCATCGACCACGCGCTCCGGACGGGCAAGGACCTCGGCGACATCGGCACGGTCGTCATCGACGAAGTCCACACCCTGAAAGAAGAGGAACGCGGGCACCGCCTCGACGGGATGATAGCCCGCCTCAAACACTACTGCGAGGCCCGCGCGAAGCGTCGTGAGGGGTACGGCGGCGCGCAGTGGATTTACCTCTCTGCGACCGTCGGCAACCCGAAGTGGCTCGCCCAGAACCTCCGGGCCAATCTCGTCGAGTACGAGGACCGCCCGGTCCCCATCGAGCGCCACGTCACCTTCGCCGATGGTCAAGAAAAGCCGCGCATCGAAAACCGCCTCGTGCGGCAGGCGTTCGACTCGAAGTCCTCGAAGGGCTACCGCGGCCAGACCATCATCTTCACCAACTCCCGGCGGCGGTGTCACGAAATCGCCCGGAAGATGGACTACAACGCCGCGGCGTACCACGCCGGACTGGACTACGGCCAGCGAAAGCGCGTGGAGCGACAGTTCGCCAATCAGGACCTCGCGGCCGTTGTGACGACCGCCGCGCTCGCCGCCGGCGTCGACTTCCCGGCGTCGCAGGTCATCTTCGACACGCTGGCGATGGGCATCGAATGGCTCTCCGTCCAGGAGTTTAGCCAGATGCTCGGCCGCGCTGGCCGCCCCGACTACCACGACAAGGGCGTCGTCTACCTACTCGTCGAACCCGATGCCAGCTATCACAACACGATGGAGATGACCGAAGACGAGGTCGCGTTCAAGCTCCTCAAAGGCGAGATGGAGGAGGTCCGGACGGTGTACGACCAGTCCTCGGCGGTCGAAGAGACGCTGGCGAACATCGTCGTCGCCGGCAAGAAGGCGAAGGCGCTCAACAGCCGGATGCTCGGCGAGGTGCCGACGACCCACGCGGTGGGGAAGCTTCTAGAGTGGGGCTTCATCGACGGCCTCGACCCGACACCGCTCGGCCTCGCCGTGACCCGGCAGTTCCTCTCGCCGAGAGAGGCGTTCGCCATCCTCGACGGCATCCGAAAGGGGTCGTCACCGTACGAAATCGTCGCCGACCTCGAACTCGACGAGGAAGGCCGGTAGCGACCGACGCGCTCGGCCGAGGCTGACATTCCGAATCCCGCACGCTTTTTGGCCGCCAACGCGTCGATGCCCGCGTGGTAGCGATAACGCCGGCCATCCTCGTCGTCTTCGCCGTCATCCTCGTCGCGTTGGCGTTCTTCGCGACCGAGCCCGTCCCGGTGGACGTGACGGCCATCGGCGTGATGGTGTCGCTGATGTTGATTCAGCCCGCCTCTGAGGCGCTCGCCTCGGCGGGGATGCTCGGCGCGCCCATCGTTCTC contains the following coding sequences:
- a CDS encoding TRAM domain-containing protein, whose product is MSDCPLADDCPSFSERIAGMGCQYYGDRGGAEWCDHYERPIYELKQQPVKPGEEVIVTVEDIHESGAGVGRTEDGFIVFVDGLLPDARAIVRIDRVKGSHARAKKIVERLPLDPEAEDVDSGSGAGSDADADEETGADTKSKGSGRDGPKRPEALGSRDNFWGE
- a CDS encoding Tfx family DNA-binding protein, producing the protein MSDAGRDDETVPDVDELLDRAGFDPETSVLTRRQAEVLALRERDVRQSTIADSLGTSRANVSSIEASARANVEKARETVTFVDALTAPVRVEVPAGSDLYDVPKQVYDACDEAGVKVNQTAPDLMKIVSDAAGDAVEGREIKEQLFVGVTSDGRVRVRRHADGV
- a CDS encoding SDR family oxidoreductase, encoding MDLGLDGDTVVVTASSAGLGRASAAALADEGANVVVCGRDPERLAATESELGDLDGDVLGVETDITSKRDVESLVEAAVEEFGGVDHVVTSAGGVPPGGFADLTEQEWYGAFDMLVMSAVWTVRAARPHLEASDAGTITCITSTSVREVIDDLILSNAVRRGVIGLVKSLSRELAPGVRVNAVLPGAHETSRIEELVEAAVERGDHDTYEEGLDSWSDGIPLGRVGDPRELGDVVAFLASDRASFVTGACVPVDGGRLRSA
- a CDS encoding mannose-1-phosphate guanylyltransferase; the protein is MDRPLVALVLAGGTGTRLYPASRSDRPKQFLPLGGERSLLAETVARADFADHVVVSTRPEFADDVADHAPDAEVVVEPAAKDTGPALVYATHRIAKLYDDPVVVVLPSDHHVGDGFAEAMTRGARVAADTDTLVAFGVEPTRPDTGYGYIEPGADRGDYRDLAAFHEKPDAETAARYVEQGYLWNAGMFAWTPDALFSAAHDSSLAPLLEALDDGDTDAGFEAVDDVSIDYAVMERAADAAVVPVHFEWDDLGSWDALERIVAADEDGNVALGDDPVFVDAADNVVATDGANVSLVGVSDLAVVAWDDRVLVVPKEQAQKVRDAVSVLRDRDAF
- a CDS encoding replication factor A (Replication protein A protects and stabilize the intermediate ssDNA that is generated by the unwinding action of a DNA helicase at the replication fork. In addition, SSBs prevent the formation of secondary structures by single-stranded template DNA.), producing MTDLRTHAAEIADQFSDHLDVSADEVEERLESLVSEYRVPVDEARRSVVNSYLDEAGIERDELAGGSGGNEQTLLNDIDQDEQWVDVRAKVVELWEPRSESIAQVGLLGDDSGRMKFVSFTTSELPELEEGKSYALGNVVTDEYQGNFSVKLNRTTSITELDEEIEVGDDSTSVEGALVDIQSGSGLIKRCPGEGCTRVLQNGRCSEHGSVEGEFDLRIKAVVDDGEEVHEVIFNREMTEELTGIELDEAKQMAMDALDTTIVEEEMRGDLVGFYYRVTGPTLGRYVLANEVERLSEPADAEELLIKARSM
- a CDS encoding RPA family protein, which produces MSSNEIPTREVARRVFAQEFNDAGYTFKESDDERAPVYLLLPTGESANRVFLVGTLTEKEDVGEDNEYWRGRIVDPTGTFFVYAGQYQPEAASALRDLDAPAYVAVVGKPRTYETDDGSINVSVRPESITEVDAATRDRWVTETADKTLDRIAAFDDEGNEYARMAREHYDLDPEEYKRAAIAALESLEQADELSA
- a CDS encoding ribbon-helix-helix protein, CopG family, with the translated sequence MGNKNKTISFRVNEDAFETLREIAEERDISLSAVFRDYVDTLVAHDGQVQVVPKHELEKLREGEDESFPPTVEVPKSFIREHERLELEAEHLREQLEEHKGYVNYLREQVENDHDDVEEVIQLEDLDTGDEPSFRLG
- a CDS encoding DUF5814 domain-containing protein, with translation MAITDKIYLKNHRQIVSQLDTNIPKRVFSGATLEILYSGEGLAKVDDATRDRLLDFAQDFLDCENSDDIYTGYPERQFIEYLLELRAQGLGPDAIVDVMSDDYMVYAYPGDVLSFLDDAVRTLESVEALADVEGNREMQDDARRAKQDLVGPR
- a CDS encoding molybdopterin-binding protein gives rise to the protein MQVAILTVGNELLAGDIENTNATWLARRLTEGGATVARIQTVPDDHGVITETVADWAAAFDAVLVTGGLGGTPDDITMEAVAAGLDRAFVVNDEAEAQVEATIAAILERRPDIDFDLEPEWYASMPADAEVLRNEEGLAPGCRAGNVYVLPGIPTEMKPMFESIAERFAGDAQSRECYADAPEGAVARELGVVAERFGVGVGSYPNSGGPTRIKLSGGDPAVLDEAMAWFEANATVDLYESEAAVMAARERNAGSDAPEN